From the Takifugu flavidus isolate HTHZ2018 chromosome 12, ASM371156v2, whole genome shotgun sequence genome, one window contains:
- the sgsm2 gene encoding small G protein signaling modulator 2 isoform X7: MERPAEEDHKEKLLWNVKREVKQIMEEAVTKKFVHEDSSHIIALCTAIEACLGHLLKRRAAGFLRSDKIAALFTKVGKVYDTAGEICRKVQEQLQQQADLTRRSQSVGHEPLRRQGSSTTCRPPQPLSAQAIKHIWVRTALFEKVLDQIVQYIVDNSSKYYEKEALMHDSVFGPILAALLVGPCALEYTKLKTSDHFWTDPSANELVQRHRIHGAHRSQDTSAGRRPALGIRKRQSSSSMSEDRFASSAREYVESLHQNSRTHLLYGKNNVLVQPKKDMEVLRGYLSLHQAGDNLTLKWTPNQLINGTLGDCDLEKSIYWDYALTVPLRQIVCIHCHQRPDCGGTLVLVSQDGIQRPPLHFPPGGHLLAFLSCLETGLLPRGQLEPPLWSQKGKGKVFPKLRKRSSAARLIDQDGNEEEQTAADYVFRIVYPGYRYDANHGDMMEMQGFGGSPSSWQQAEVTTQEAPCLSCSSANVSFDYPAGCTCIHDQADIHTIPLKMLCQNMKRQIVSRAFYGWLAYCRHLSTVRTHLSALVNHNIVPPDRPCEASGGLSKEVWSKYQKDCKNYKELELLRLVYYGGVQHEIRKEVWPFLLGHYKFGMGKKDMSQIDVKISERYQQVMREWKACEVIVKQREKEMQSAIFAKLSSGSSIDSHVLRLVHRDSTLSNEVFMSVDEPDPGSQETPSGWDSTPTMTTLVPPAAVPQEERPLVEFDSPDSGLPSSRNYSVTSAHSQNLSSIDDGQSTEEEGAGGEDARTPGVLGGRQDSLSEDRLCSQLDKLVTSGAAADAVSPSLSSYTIELLDTVALNLHRIDKDVQRCDRNYYYFTAANLEKLRNIMCSYVWEHLEMGYVQGMCDLLAPLMVILDDECLAYSCFTQLMKRMSQNFPNGGAMDTHFANMRSLIQILDSELFELMQQNGDYTHFYFCYRWFLLDFKRELLYEDVFAVWEVIWVASRISSRHFVLFLALALVTVYREIIIDNNMDFTDIIKFFNEMAERHDVQHILKVARELVHKVQSLMDNK; the protein is encoded by the exons CTGCCATCGAGGCCTGCTTGGGTCACCTGCTGAAGAGACGGGCGGCCGGATTCCTCCGCAGCGACAAGATCGCCGCCCTCTTCACCAAAGTGGGCAAAGTCTACGACACGGCCGGCGAGATCTGCCGCAAGGTGCAGGAGCAACTCCAGCAGCAGGCCGATCTCACCCG GAGAAGCCAGAGCGTGGGCCACGAACCTCTGAGGCGTCAGGGCTCGTCCACCACCTGCCGCCCCCCACAGCCGCTCTCCGCCCAGGCCATCAAGCACATCTGGGTCCGGACGGCTCTctttgaaaaggttctggaccagaTCGTGCAGTACATCGTGGACAACTCCAG TAAATACTATGAGAAGGAGGCTCTGATGCACGACTCAGTCTTTGGGCCCATCCTGGCAGCTCTTCTGG TGGGGCCTTGTGCTCTGGAGTACACCAAACTCAAGACGTCAGACCATTTCTGGACCGACCCGTCGGCCAACGAGCTGGTTCAGCGCCACCGGATTCACGGGGCCCACCGGAGCCAGGACACGTCGGCGGGGCGCCGACCTGCTCTGGGG ATCCGAAAGAGgcagtccagcagcagcatgtctGAGGACCGGTTTGCTTCGTCGGCAAGGGAGTATGTGGAGTCTCTTCACCAGAACTCCAGGACGCATCTTCTCTACGGCAAAAACAACGTCCTGGTGCAACCG AAGAAGGACATGGAGGTGTTACGAGGTtatttgtccctccaccaggccGGGGATAACCTCACTCTAAAGTGGACCCCCAACCAGCTCATCAATGGCACGCTGGGAGACTGCGACCTGGAGAAGAG CATCTACTGGGACTACGCGCTGACCGTCCCCCTGCGGCAGATCGTCTGCATCCACTGTCATCAACGCC CTGACTGCGGCGGTACCCTGGTCCTGGTCAGCCAGGATGGGATCCAGCGGCCGCCCCTCCACTTCCCTCCCGGGGGTCACCTCCTGGCCTTCCTCTCCTGTCTGGAGACGGGCCTTTTACCTCGGGGTCAACTGGAACCTCCCCTCTGGTCCCAGAAAGGAAAG GGAAAAGTCTTCCCcaaactgaggaagaggagcagcgcCGCCAGGCTCATCGACCAGGACGGCAACGAGGAGGAGCAGACGGCCGCGGACTACGTGTTTCGCATCGTTTACCCCGGATACCGATACGACGCCA ACCACGGGGATATGATGGAGATGCAGGGTTTCGGAGGCAGCCCGTCGTCATGGCAACAGGCCGAAGTAACCACTCAGGAGGCCCCGTGCCTGTCCTGCTCCTCGGCCAACGTGTCGTTCGACTACCCGGCCGGCTGCACGTGCATACACGACCAGGCAGACATTCACAC TATTCCTCTGAAGATGCTCTGCCAGAACATGAAGAGGCAGATCGTCTCCAGAGCTTTTTATGGAT GGCTGGCCTACTGCCGACACCTGTCCACGGTCCGGACTCACCTGTCAGCTCTGGTCAACCACAACATCGTCCCCCCAGACAGACCCTGCGAGGCGTCTGGAGGCCTGAGCAAAGAGGTGTGGAGCAAGTACCAGAAAGACTGCAAG aactataaggagctggagctgctcaggCTGGTTTATTATGGCGGCGTTCAGCACGAAATCAGGAAGGAGGTCTGGCCTTTCCTGCTGGGGCACTACAAGTTTGGAATGGGCAAGAAAGATATGAGCCAG ATTGATGTGAAGATCAGCGAGCGGTACCAGCAGGTGATGAGGGAGTGGAAGGCCTGCGAGGTGATTGTGAAGCAGCGGGAGAAAGAGATGCAGTCGGCCATCTTTGCCAAGCTTTCGTCGGGCAGCAGCATCGACAGCCACGTCCTGCGGCTGGTTCACAGGGACTCCACCCTCAGCAACGAG gtcTTTATGTCCGTTGATGAGCCAGACCCAGGCAGCCAGGAGACCCCCAGTGGATGGGACAGTACCCCCACCATGACCACCCTGGTTCCTCCGGCCGCCGTCCCCCAAGAGGAGAGGCCTCTGGTGGAGTTCGACTCCCCTGACTCGGGCCTTCCGTCCTCCAGAAACTACTCTGTGACTTCGGCTCATTCCCAGAACCTGTCCAGCATAGACGACGGCCAGAGCACGGAGGAGGAAGGCGCCGGCGGGGAGGACGCCAGGACTCCGGGCGTGCTGGGGGGACGTCAGGACTCCCTGAGCGAGGACAGGCTGTGCAGCCAGCTGGACAAGCTGGTGACCAGCGGAGCGGCAGCGGACGCGGTCTCGCCGTCGCTCTCTTCATACACG ATCGAGCTGCTGGACACCGTCGCCCTGAACCTCCACAGGATAGACAAAGACGTGCAGCGCTGCGACCGCAACTACTACTACTTCACCGCAGCCAACCTGGAGAAGCTCCGCAACATCATGTGCAG CTACGTGTGGGAGCATCTAGAGATGGGCTACGTTCAGGGCATGTGCGACCTGCTCGCTCCGCTCATGGTCATCCTGGACGATG agtgtcTGGCGTACAGCTGCTTCACTCAACTAATGAAGAGGATGAGTCAGAACTTCCCCAACGGTGGAGCCATGGACACACACTTTGCCAACATGAGATCACTGATTCAg ATTCTGGACTCGGAGCTGTTCGAGCTGATGCAGCAGAACGGGGACTACACTCACTTCTACTTCTGTTACCGCTGGTTCCTGCTGGACTTCAAGAGAG AGCTCCTGTACGAGGACGTCTTCGCCGTCTGGGAGGTGATCTGGGTGGCCTCCAGGATTTCCTCGCGGCACTTTGTCCTCTTTCTTGCCTTGGCTCTGGTCACAGTTTACCGTGAGATCATCATCGACAACAACATGGACTTCACGGACATCATCAAGTTCTTCAACG AGATGGCTGAGCGTCACGATGTCCAACACATCTTGAAGGTAGCTCGTGAGCTGGTGCACAAAGTCCAGTCTCTGATGGACAACAAgtga
- the sgsm2 gene encoding small G protein signaling modulator 2 isoform X6: protein MERPAEEDHKEKLLWNVKREVKQIMEEAVTKKFVHEDSSHIIALCTAIEACLGHLLKRRAAGFLRSDKIAALFTKVGKVYDTAGEICRKVQEQLQQQADLTRRSQSVGHEPLRRQGSSTTCRPPQPLSAQAIKHIWVRTALFEKVLDQIVQYIVDNSSKYYEKEALMHDSVFGPILAALLVGPCALEYTKLKTSDHFWTDPSANELVQRHRIHGAHRSQDTSAGRRPALGIRKRQSSSSMSEDRFASSAREYVESLHQNSRTHLLYGKNNVLVQPKKDMEVLRGYLSLHQAGDNLTLKWTPNQLINGTLGDCDLEKSIYWDYALTVPLRQIVCIHCHQRPDCGGTLVLVSQDGIQRPPLHFPPGGHLLAFLSCLETGLLPRGQLEPPLWSQKGKGKVFPKLRKRSSAARLIDQDGNEEEQTAADYVFRIVYPGYRYDANHGDMMEMQGFGGSPSSWQQAEVTTQEAPCLSCSSANVSFDYPAGCTCIHDQADIHTSIPLKMLCQNMKRQIVSRAFYGWLAYCRHLSTVRTHLSALVNHNIVPPDRPCEASGGLSKEVWSKYQKDCKNYKELELLRLVYYGGVQHEIRKEVWPFLLGHYKFGMGKKDMSQIDVKISERYQQVMREWKACEVIVKQREKEMQSAIFAKLSSGSSIDSHVLRLVHRDSTLSNEVFMSVDEPDPGSQETPSGWDSTPTMTTLVPPAAVPQEERPLVEFDSPDSGLPSSRNYSVTSAHSQNLSSIDDGQSTEEEGAGGEDARTPGVLGGRQDSLSEDRLCSQLDKLVTSGAAADAVSPSLSSYTIELLDTVALNLHRIDKDVQRCDRNYYYFTAANLEKLRNIMCSYVWEHLEMGYVQGMCDLLAPLMVILDDECLAYSCFTQLMKRMSQNFPNGGAMDTHFANMRSLIQILDSELFELMQQNGDYTHFYFCYRWFLLDFKRELLYEDVFAVWEVIWVASRISSRHFVLFLALALVTVYREIIIDNNMDFTDIIKFFNEMAERHDVQHILKVARELVHKVQSLMDNK from the exons CTGCCATCGAGGCCTGCTTGGGTCACCTGCTGAAGAGACGGGCGGCCGGATTCCTCCGCAGCGACAAGATCGCCGCCCTCTTCACCAAAGTGGGCAAAGTCTACGACACGGCCGGCGAGATCTGCCGCAAGGTGCAGGAGCAACTCCAGCAGCAGGCCGATCTCACCCG GAGAAGCCAGAGCGTGGGCCACGAACCTCTGAGGCGTCAGGGCTCGTCCACCACCTGCCGCCCCCCACAGCCGCTCTCCGCCCAGGCCATCAAGCACATCTGGGTCCGGACGGCTCTctttgaaaaggttctggaccagaTCGTGCAGTACATCGTGGACAACTCCAG TAAATACTATGAGAAGGAGGCTCTGATGCACGACTCAGTCTTTGGGCCCATCCTGGCAGCTCTTCTGG TGGGGCCTTGTGCTCTGGAGTACACCAAACTCAAGACGTCAGACCATTTCTGGACCGACCCGTCGGCCAACGAGCTGGTTCAGCGCCACCGGATTCACGGGGCCCACCGGAGCCAGGACACGTCGGCGGGGCGCCGACCTGCTCTGGGG ATCCGAAAGAGgcagtccagcagcagcatgtctGAGGACCGGTTTGCTTCGTCGGCAAGGGAGTATGTGGAGTCTCTTCACCAGAACTCCAGGACGCATCTTCTCTACGGCAAAAACAACGTCCTGGTGCAACCG AAGAAGGACATGGAGGTGTTACGAGGTtatttgtccctccaccaggccGGGGATAACCTCACTCTAAAGTGGACCCCCAACCAGCTCATCAATGGCACGCTGGGAGACTGCGACCTGGAGAAGAG CATCTACTGGGACTACGCGCTGACCGTCCCCCTGCGGCAGATCGTCTGCATCCACTGTCATCAACGCC CTGACTGCGGCGGTACCCTGGTCCTGGTCAGCCAGGATGGGATCCAGCGGCCGCCCCTCCACTTCCCTCCCGGGGGTCACCTCCTGGCCTTCCTCTCCTGTCTGGAGACGGGCCTTTTACCTCGGGGTCAACTGGAACCTCCCCTCTGGTCCCAGAAAGGAAAG GGAAAAGTCTTCCCcaaactgaggaagaggagcagcgcCGCCAGGCTCATCGACCAGGACGGCAACGAGGAGGAGCAGACGGCCGCGGACTACGTGTTTCGCATCGTTTACCCCGGATACCGATACGACGCCA ACCACGGGGATATGATGGAGATGCAGGGTTTCGGAGGCAGCCCGTCGTCATGGCAACAGGCCGAAGTAACCACTCAGGAGGCCCCGTGCCTGTCCTGCTCCTCGGCCAACGTGTCGTTCGACTACCCGGCCGGCTGCACGTGCATACACGACCAGGCAGACATTCACAC CAGTATTCCTCTGAAGATGCTCTGCCAGAACATGAAGAGGCAGATCGTCTCCAGAGCTTTTTATGGAT GGCTGGCCTACTGCCGACACCTGTCCACGGTCCGGACTCACCTGTCAGCTCTGGTCAACCACAACATCGTCCCCCCAGACAGACCCTGCGAGGCGTCTGGAGGCCTGAGCAAAGAGGTGTGGAGCAAGTACCAGAAAGACTGCAAG aactataaggagctggagctgctcaggCTGGTTTATTATGGCGGCGTTCAGCACGAAATCAGGAAGGAGGTCTGGCCTTTCCTGCTGGGGCACTACAAGTTTGGAATGGGCAAGAAAGATATGAGCCAG ATTGATGTGAAGATCAGCGAGCGGTACCAGCAGGTGATGAGGGAGTGGAAGGCCTGCGAGGTGATTGTGAAGCAGCGGGAGAAAGAGATGCAGTCGGCCATCTTTGCCAAGCTTTCGTCGGGCAGCAGCATCGACAGCCACGTCCTGCGGCTGGTTCACAGGGACTCCACCCTCAGCAACGAG gtcTTTATGTCCGTTGATGAGCCAGACCCAGGCAGCCAGGAGACCCCCAGTGGATGGGACAGTACCCCCACCATGACCACCCTGGTTCCTCCGGCCGCCGTCCCCCAAGAGGAGAGGCCTCTGGTGGAGTTCGACTCCCCTGACTCGGGCCTTCCGTCCTCCAGAAACTACTCTGTGACTTCGGCTCATTCCCAGAACCTGTCCAGCATAGACGACGGCCAGAGCACGGAGGAGGAAGGCGCCGGCGGGGAGGACGCCAGGACTCCGGGCGTGCTGGGGGGACGTCAGGACTCCCTGAGCGAGGACAGGCTGTGCAGCCAGCTGGACAAGCTGGTGACCAGCGGAGCGGCAGCGGACGCGGTCTCGCCGTCGCTCTCTTCATACACG ATCGAGCTGCTGGACACCGTCGCCCTGAACCTCCACAGGATAGACAAAGACGTGCAGCGCTGCGACCGCAACTACTACTACTTCACCGCAGCCAACCTGGAGAAGCTCCGCAACATCATGTGCAG CTACGTGTGGGAGCATCTAGAGATGGGCTACGTTCAGGGCATGTGCGACCTGCTCGCTCCGCTCATGGTCATCCTGGACGATG agtgtcTGGCGTACAGCTGCTTCACTCAACTAATGAAGAGGATGAGTCAGAACTTCCCCAACGGTGGAGCCATGGACACACACTTTGCCAACATGAGATCACTGATTCAg ATTCTGGACTCGGAGCTGTTCGAGCTGATGCAGCAGAACGGGGACTACACTCACTTCTACTTCTGTTACCGCTGGTTCCTGCTGGACTTCAAGAGAG AGCTCCTGTACGAGGACGTCTTCGCCGTCTGGGAGGTGATCTGGGTGGCCTCCAGGATTTCCTCGCGGCACTTTGTCCTCTTTCTTGCCTTGGCTCTGGTCACAGTTTACCGTGAGATCATCATCGACAACAACATGGACTTCACGGACATCATCAAGTTCTTCAACG AGATGGCTGAGCGTCACGATGTCCAACACATCTTGAAGGTAGCTCGTGAGCTGGTGCACAAAGTCCAGTCTCTGATGGACAACAAgtga
- the sgsm2 gene encoding small G protein signaling modulator 2 isoform X2, which translates to MERPAEEDHKEKLLWNVKREVKQIMEEAVTKKFVHEDSSHIIALCTAIEACLGHLLKRRAAGFLRSDKIAALFTKVGKVYDTAGEICRKVQEQLQQQADLTRRSQSVGHEPLRRQGSSTTCRPPQPLSAQAIKHIWVRTALFEKVLDQIVQYIVDNSSKYYEKEALMHDSVFGPILAALLVGPCALEYTKLKTSDHFWTDPSANELVQRHRIHGAHRSQDTSAGRRPALGIRKRQSSSSMSEDRFASSAREYVESLHQNSRTHLLYGKNNVLVQPKKDMEVLRGYLSLHQAGDNLTLKWTPNQLINGTLGDCDLEKSIYWDYALTVPLRQIVCIHCHQRPDCGGTLVLVSQDGIQRPPLHFPPGGHLLAFLSCLETGLLPRGQLEPPLWSQKGKGKVFPKLRKRSSAARLIDQDGNEEEQTAADYVFRIVYPGYRYDATVTINYHHTTGSRAPSLDDDEEEEDRLHAMISMICSRNLTDPNVMKDHGDMMEMQGFGGSPSSWQQAEVTTQEAPCLSCSSANVSFDYPAGCTCIHDQADIHTIPLKMLCQNMKRQIVSRAFYGWLAYCRHLSTVRTHLSALVNHNIVPPDRPCEASGGLSKEVWSKYQKDCKNYKELELLRLVYYGGVQHEIRKEVWPFLLGHYKFGMGKKDMSQIDVKISERYQQVMREWKACEVIVKQREKEMQSAIFAKLSSGSSIDSHVLRLVHRDSTLSNEVFMSVDEPDPGSQETPSGWDSTPTMTTLVPPAAVPQEERPLVEFDSPDSGLPSSRNYSVTSAHSQNLSSIDDGQSTEEEGAGGEDARTPGVLGGRQDSLSEDRLCSQLDKLVTSGAAADAVSPSLSSYTIELLDTVALNLHRIDKDVQRCDRNYYYFTAANLEKLRNIMCSYVWEHLEMGYVQGMCDLLAPLMVILDDECLAYSCFTQLMKRMSQNFPNGGAMDTHFANMRSLIQILDSELFELMQQNGDYTHFYFCYRWFLLDFKRELLYEDVFAVWEVIWVASRISSRHFVLFLALALVTVYREIIIDNNMDFTDIIKFFNEMAERHDVQHILKVARELVHKVQSLMDNK; encoded by the exons CTGCCATCGAGGCCTGCTTGGGTCACCTGCTGAAGAGACGGGCGGCCGGATTCCTCCGCAGCGACAAGATCGCCGCCCTCTTCACCAAAGTGGGCAAAGTCTACGACACGGCCGGCGAGATCTGCCGCAAGGTGCAGGAGCAACTCCAGCAGCAGGCCGATCTCACCCG GAGAAGCCAGAGCGTGGGCCACGAACCTCTGAGGCGTCAGGGCTCGTCCACCACCTGCCGCCCCCCACAGCCGCTCTCCGCCCAGGCCATCAAGCACATCTGGGTCCGGACGGCTCTctttgaaaaggttctggaccagaTCGTGCAGTACATCGTGGACAACTCCAG TAAATACTATGAGAAGGAGGCTCTGATGCACGACTCAGTCTTTGGGCCCATCCTGGCAGCTCTTCTGG TGGGGCCTTGTGCTCTGGAGTACACCAAACTCAAGACGTCAGACCATTTCTGGACCGACCCGTCGGCCAACGAGCTGGTTCAGCGCCACCGGATTCACGGGGCCCACCGGAGCCAGGACACGTCGGCGGGGCGCCGACCTGCTCTGGGG ATCCGAAAGAGgcagtccagcagcagcatgtctGAGGACCGGTTTGCTTCGTCGGCAAGGGAGTATGTGGAGTCTCTTCACCAGAACTCCAGGACGCATCTTCTCTACGGCAAAAACAACGTCCTGGTGCAACCG AAGAAGGACATGGAGGTGTTACGAGGTtatttgtccctccaccaggccGGGGATAACCTCACTCTAAAGTGGACCCCCAACCAGCTCATCAATGGCACGCTGGGAGACTGCGACCTGGAGAAGAG CATCTACTGGGACTACGCGCTGACCGTCCCCCTGCGGCAGATCGTCTGCATCCACTGTCATCAACGCC CTGACTGCGGCGGTACCCTGGTCCTGGTCAGCCAGGATGGGATCCAGCGGCCGCCCCTCCACTTCCCTCCCGGGGGTCACCTCCTGGCCTTCCTCTCCTGTCTGGAGACGGGCCTTTTACCTCGGGGTCAACTGGAACCTCCCCTCTGGTCCCAGAAAGGAAAG GGAAAAGTCTTCCCcaaactgaggaagaggagcagcgcCGCCAGGCTCATCGACCAGGACGGCAACGAGGAGGAGCAGACGGCCGCGGACTACGTGTTTCGCATCGTTTACCCCGGATACCGATACGACGCCA CAGTCACTATAAACTACCACCACACCACGGGCAGCCGCGCTCCGTCGCTGGACgacgatgaggaagaggaagatagGCTCCATGCTATGATCTCAATGATCTGCTCGCGGAACCTCACAGACCCTAATGTCATGAAAG ACCACGGGGATATGATGGAGATGCAGGGTTTCGGAGGCAGCCCGTCGTCATGGCAACAGGCCGAAGTAACCACTCAGGAGGCCCCGTGCCTGTCCTGCTCCTCGGCCAACGTGTCGTTCGACTACCCGGCCGGCTGCACGTGCATACACGACCAGGCAGACATTCACAC TATTCCTCTGAAGATGCTCTGCCAGAACATGAAGAGGCAGATCGTCTCCAGAGCTTTTTATGGAT GGCTGGCCTACTGCCGACACCTGTCCACGGTCCGGACTCACCTGTCAGCTCTGGTCAACCACAACATCGTCCCCCCAGACAGACCCTGCGAGGCGTCTGGAGGCCTGAGCAAAGAGGTGTGGAGCAAGTACCAGAAAGACTGCAAG aactataaggagctggagctgctcaggCTGGTTTATTATGGCGGCGTTCAGCACGAAATCAGGAAGGAGGTCTGGCCTTTCCTGCTGGGGCACTACAAGTTTGGAATGGGCAAGAAAGATATGAGCCAG ATTGATGTGAAGATCAGCGAGCGGTACCAGCAGGTGATGAGGGAGTGGAAGGCCTGCGAGGTGATTGTGAAGCAGCGGGAGAAAGAGATGCAGTCGGCCATCTTTGCCAAGCTTTCGTCGGGCAGCAGCATCGACAGCCACGTCCTGCGGCTGGTTCACAGGGACTCCACCCTCAGCAACGAG gtcTTTATGTCCGTTGATGAGCCAGACCCAGGCAGCCAGGAGACCCCCAGTGGATGGGACAGTACCCCCACCATGACCACCCTGGTTCCTCCGGCCGCCGTCCCCCAAGAGGAGAGGCCTCTGGTGGAGTTCGACTCCCCTGACTCGGGCCTTCCGTCCTCCAGAAACTACTCTGTGACTTCGGCTCATTCCCAGAACCTGTCCAGCATAGACGACGGCCAGAGCACGGAGGAGGAAGGCGCCGGCGGGGAGGACGCCAGGACTCCGGGCGTGCTGGGGGGACGTCAGGACTCCCTGAGCGAGGACAGGCTGTGCAGCCAGCTGGACAAGCTGGTGACCAGCGGAGCGGCAGCGGACGCGGTCTCGCCGTCGCTCTCTTCATACACG ATCGAGCTGCTGGACACCGTCGCCCTGAACCTCCACAGGATAGACAAAGACGTGCAGCGCTGCGACCGCAACTACTACTACTTCACCGCAGCCAACCTGGAGAAGCTCCGCAACATCATGTGCAG CTACGTGTGGGAGCATCTAGAGATGGGCTACGTTCAGGGCATGTGCGACCTGCTCGCTCCGCTCATGGTCATCCTGGACGATG agtgtcTGGCGTACAGCTGCTTCACTCAACTAATGAAGAGGATGAGTCAGAACTTCCCCAACGGTGGAGCCATGGACACACACTTTGCCAACATGAGATCACTGATTCAg ATTCTGGACTCGGAGCTGTTCGAGCTGATGCAGCAGAACGGGGACTACACTCACTTCTACTTCTGTTACCGCTGGTTCCTGCTGGACTTCAAGAGAG AGCTCCTGTACGAGGACGTCTTCGCCGTCTGGGAGGTGATCTGGGTGGCCTCCAGGATTTCCTCGCGGCACTTTGTCCTCTTTCTTGCCTTGGCTCTGGTCACAGTTTACCGTGAGATCATCATCGACAACAACATGGACTTCACGGACATCATCAAGTTCTTCAACG AGATGGCTGAGCGTCACGATGTCCAACACATCTTGAAGGTAGCTCGTGAGCTGGTGCACAAAGTCCAGTCTCTGATGGACAACAAgtga